TTTCGCCGAGCTGGCGGCCGGCCAGGCTAAGGCGTTCCACCGGAGAGGTCATATCGAGCGAGACGTCCATGTCCGCGGCCACCTTCTGCAGCTGTGAAAGCGCGCCATCGCGGTCGAGCTTCAGCCCGCCCCCGGCCAGAAGATGGTTGTCGACGATCGACAGCGTCGCCACGAAGGAAAGCGCCTGCGGCACGAAGCCTATCCCGGCCGCGATCGCCTGGCGTCTCGACCATGGTCCGACCGCCGCCCCATCCAGGACGAATTCGCCGGCATCGCGCGGAAGAATGCCGGCGATGATCTTCGCCAGCGTGGATTTGCCCGCCCCGTTCTCGCCGACGATCGCGCGGATGCGCCCGCGCTCCAGGTCGATCGCAGCTCCCGAAAGAGCCGCGACCGACCCGAAGCGCTTGTCCACGCCCTTGACTCTGACGAGCGTATCCGACACGTCGCTGCGCTCTTACTCGAAGAAATTGGGCAGCGTCTTCTTGCCGCTTTCGAGATCGGCGATCAGTGCCTCGACCTGGCTCTTCAGATCGGCAGGCAGGCTTTCGCCGACCTCGCGGACTTCGGTCATCACAAGGCCCTTGTTGGCGATGCCGGACACGAAGAACTTCTTGCCGAACGTGCCGGCCTTGATGTCGTCGACATAGGCCTTGTAGGTCGGGTACATGTCGAGCACGACGGATGCGATGTTGACCTTCTCGGCAAAGCCGCCGGCCTCGCCGGTCACGCCGATCGTCAGCGCGCCTTCCTGGCCAGCCGCGGCGGCGACGCCGTTGCCGATGCCGTCCCCCGAGGTCCAGACGACTCCGGCACCCTGCGCGATCATGCCCCGGGTCACTTCGGCGGCCTTCTGGGCATCGTCGAAGGAGCCAGTATATGTTTCAATGAACGTGGCCGATGCGTTGCCTTCCTTCAAACCCGCCTTGAAGCCGTTGTGGGAAGCCTTGACGAAGGGAAGATCCGGGCCGCCGACCATGCCGAACGTGGTGATGCCGGCAAGCTTGCCGGCGATAAAGCCACCCAGATAGCCCTGCTGTCCGAAGTCGTAGGTCCAGCCATCGACATTGGCGATCAGGCGCTCTGCGAGATCCGGCCCGCCGGATGCGGCGAAATGCACCTTGGGAAAGTCGGGCGCGATTTTCAGGATCGGGTCTGAGAGTTCGATACCGTGACCGATGACGAGGTCATAGCCCTGCGACGCGTACTGGCGGATAATCGGCTCTGACTTCGACGGATCGGCCATCGCCTCGCGGATCTCGAACGTGATCTCGCCATCCTTGGCGAGCTTCTCGGCAGCTTCGCGGGCGACCTGGTTGAACGAGCCGTCATTGGCATGGCCCGGCACGAGGAGCGCGACCTTCAGGGGATCGGCAAATGCGGCGCCGGCGGAAAGGCTGGCGAACGCGACGGTGGCGGCAAGACTGATCTGACGCAGTGTCTTCATGGGGCCTGCTCCTTCGGAGACTTGGTTGCGGTGTCGATAGCGAATGTGAGGGTCACCGGATCGAGGCTGGGGCCGTCGAAGCGGTTGCTGAACCTGTTCTTCTGGGCGATCGCTGCCCCCGTCGTGATCTCGAAGCATGGGTCGAGGATCGGCCGAGAAATCCCGAGCATTTCCGCCGGCACGCACAGGACCGAGAAGCGGCCGTAGGGCTCAGCCTCGATGGAAGCGTGCAGCGCGCCGGTCCGGCTTTTCGAGATCAGCGCGGCCGTCGACAGAAAGCCGGCGGGTGTTGGCGGGCTGTCGCAGGTCATCCCGCTGGGGCAGACAACGTGCCGCATCGCGCCGCCGGCATCGATGGCGACCGTCTCGCGTGAACGCTCCGCCCAGGCCGGCGCGCCGCCGAGGATGGACACGACATCGCCATCGCGGCTGATGTCGATCGCCGACACATAGGTCGGCTCTACCTTGGAGCCGGACAGCGCAAAACGTTCCGGAAGGCCCCTCGCCCACTGCAACAGATCGGTGCCGGCCGCCCCGGCGGGCGCACCGGCGAATGCGAGAGCGGCGACTGCCATTGCGAGGTGCCTCACCATGTCGCGAGAGCCTCAAGCAGGGAGGCTTTCAGCCCGTCGTGAGCAAAGGACGCGCGGATTGAGGTTTCAGCAACCGTCCTGCACGTCTCCTTGTCCCATGCGAAAGCGTCGGCCGTACGGGCATATTCCGCGGCGAGATCGGTGCGCAGCAAAGCGGGATCGTCGGTATTGACCGACACCGGCACGCCGGCGCGCCGCAGAAAGTCGATCGGATGCTCGCCCAGCGTCTGGTAAAGACCGAGCACGAGGTTGGAACTCGGGCAGATGCCGAGTGCGATTTGACGGTCGGCCAGGATGTCGACAAGCGCGGGATCCTCGATCGCGCGAACGCCGTGGTCGATGCGGTCCGCGCCGAGCAGGAAGATCGCGTCGCGAACCCCATCCGGCCCGCTGGATTCGCCGGCATGCGCAGTGCGCTTGAGACCGCCACGCCCGGCGAGCTGAAACGCCTCCGCGAATTTCTCGCCCGTGCGGCCGGACGCGGCCTCGTTGCCGTCGACGGAAAGTGCCACGACCCGCGGATGCTTAAGGCGAAGCAGTTCCTCGACCAGTTCCACGGCTTCGGCGGAGGACTGCTGCCGCAGAAGCGATACGCACAGACCGGCCGGCGGCAACCCATCCGCCTCGGCGGCGCGAAACCCCTCGTCGAGCCCCTCCACCAGTCCTGACAGGTTGCCCCGCCAGCCTGACCAGTGTGTGGGATTAACGATGACGTCGGCGTAGCCAACACCGGAATCCGCCATCCGCTGGGAAAAGGCATAGGCCGATTTGGCGAGCTGATCCCTGGTGCGCGACAGGCCGCAGATGAAATCGAGGAATTCGAGAAAGTCCGCCAGACCTTGGAATTCCAGCAACCGGTCCTCCGGGCGGGGCAGAGGCGTGCCGTTCTCGCGCGCGAGCTCCACGATCGTCTCGGTGGAGAAGCAGCCCTCGAGATGCACATGGATTTCTGCCTTTGGCAGCGATTTGAAATCCATCGACACGTGTGCTGAAGCCCTGGTTCTTCCTTGGTTCCACGCAGGAGCTTCCAGCTTTTTCGCACGTGCACAAGAACAATTTGACGTTTCAAGCGTGCGATAGAACGCAACGCTAGCTGACGTTGTCCGTCGTCGAATGCGTCGACGCTATGTCGGTGAGTGCAGCGCGCAAAAGCGTGATCGCGGCCTGTGTGGCCGGCGATGGACGGCGGTTCGACGGCACCGCGATGACCAGTTCTTCCTTCTCGAGCTTGCTGTCCTCGATCTTGAGGAAGACGAGGCTGCCCTGCGCGAGTTCGGTATGCACGTCGAAGATCGACAGGATCGCCATCATCTCGGCGTTGGAGAGCATCGATTTCATCATCGCGATCGAGTTGGATTTTAGGGGCGACAAGACCTCGATATGAGCTTCTCGGAAAGCGCTCTCGATGAATTCGTGGATGCGCACCGAACTGTCCGGAAGCACGAAGCCGTAGCGCAGGCAGTTGGCCAGCCGCAGATTACGAGAACCCGCCAGGGGATGGTTCGTCGCCATCACGAGGCCGGGACGCAATTTGAGCCGGAAAACGATGTCGGCGGCGAAGCGCGCCGGAGGATTGAAGATCAGCGCCAGATCGAGCTCCTTGGCGACGAGTTTGCGCACAAGCTCTTCGGTCGAGGCGAACTGGGTCGATACCTCCAGCCCGGAATGGTACTGCCAGAGAGACCTGATGACATCCGGCAGCACGGCTGTGCTGAAGCATTCGGTAGCTCCGATAGAGACCGCTCCACGCCTCTGTCCGGTGAGTTCGCGCAATTGCCCTTCGGCCAGCGCCTGCTCGCGCCGCCACCGCCTGATGTCGGCCAGCAGCCGCTCTCCGACAGGTGTCGGACGCACTCCTCGGGGAAGACGCTCGAGCAGGGGCAGGCCAATCTCGGCTTCCATGTTGAGGATCTGCCGGTTGATTGCCGAGGCGGACATGTTGAGCGCTTCCGCTGCGCGGCGGAACGACCCCGCCCGCGCCACGGCGTCCAGCAGGATTGCGGAGGAAGACAGCAGTTGCATGGTTTCCAGCACCCACGGAGCGTTGCATCTTCTCGAACGGTAGCGCCGCGAATTGTCGCTTGTCATTCATTTTCCGATTCCGCACCCTGCTGCGATGCACATAAGGGTAGGCATGCAATGAAGGACGACCGGACGCTCTCCGAGCACGAGTATTTCCTGCGCAAGACGTTTGAGGTGGCAGAGCGCGCGCAGATGGCGGGCAATCACCCGTTCGGCGCCATACTTGTGTCACCCGATGGCGAGGTGCTGATGGAACAGGAGAACGCCTTCCAGCCGCTGCAGGACATGACCGGCCACGCCGAACGCGTGTTGATGACGCGCGCATCACAGGCCTACCGCCCGCAGTTCCTCGCCGAATGCACGATGTACACGTCCGCCGAACCCTGCGCCATGTGCTCCGGGGCCGTCTATTGGGCCGGCGTCGGCCGGGTCGTCTACGGCCTCGACGAAAGTCGGCTCAAGCAGATCACCGGCAATCACGATGAGAATCCGACACTCGACCTGCCCTGCCGAACGGTATTCGAGGCGGGCCAGCGCGCCATCGAGGTGATCGGCCCGCTACTCGCCGACGAAGCCGCCAAGCAGCACGAGACGTTCTGGCAGAAAAGCTAGGGCGAGCAACCACGCAGATGCTCCGGCATTCGCATAGAATGACCGGGATTTTCTAGAGTTGCTCGCGTTTGGCTCTAGCCGATTGACGAGAAATCGTTTGGCCGTGTCTCAGCGACCGTCCAACGGCTGTGACGTCAGGCCAGCGCCTCCAGGCAGTGCGTCCGATAAGCGGGCCGCGCGTTCAATTCCTGGAAATAGCGCTCGAGGTTCGGATAGGGCAGATGTCCGGCGGCAAGCCGGAACAGGCGGCCGAGATGGATGGCGACGGGGATATCGCCGATGCTGAGCTCATCGCCGGCAAGAAAGCGGCTGTCGGCCAGCGCACCGTCGAGAATGGCGCAGGGAGCCGCTACGTCGGCGATCGCCTTGTCGAGCGCCTCCGGCGCCTTCGCTGTCATGAGCGCGATCACCTTCGGATAGAGATAGATCGTTCCCCAGTCCATCCATCGGTCCGACAACGACCGCGCAGCCGCATCGACGGGCCAGAACGTGCCGGCTCCGTAGGTCGCGCCGAGATAACGGACAATGGCATTGGACTCCCATATCCGCGCAGGTCCGTCGACCAACAAAGGGATGAGGCCGTTGGGGTTCATGCCGAGGTAGGCCGCATCCTTGTTGCCACCGAACGGACCGCCGACATCGAGGCGCCGATGCTCGACGCCGAGTTCGGCGAGGGTCCACATCACCTTGGCAACGTTGGAGGAGTTCGGACGGCCGTGAACGGTGATCATGGGCATGCTTTCTCAGGTGGATAATGAACTCTTGGCATCGAAGCGGCGGCCAATGAGGATGACGAGCGTGGCCAGCGTGACCACGGGAAGGACGACGAGATTGACGGCGGGCCATCCGGCCGCCGACAGCAGGGCTCCCGACGACACCGATCCCACCGCCACCACACCGAACATGGAGAAGTCGTGGAGCGCCTGGACCTTCGGCCCCTCCTCGGGAGCGTGGCAGCTCGCCAGCATGGTGGTTGCGCCGAAGAAGGCAAAGTTCCATCCCACGCCGAGAAGGCACAGCGCGATCCAGAAGTTGTAGAGATCGATGCCGGAGAGCCCGCTACAGGCGCCTGCTGCCATGATCATCAGTCCCAGGATCATCACCGGTCGTTCTCCGAACGTTTTGATGAGCCTGCCCGTTACGAAGCTCGGCGCGAACATGCCGAGCACGTGCCACTGGATGCCGAGTGCTGCCTCTGA
The Mesorhizobium australicum genome window above contains:
- a CDS encoding LysR family transcriptional regulator, with the protein product MTSDNSRRYRSRRCNAPWVLETMQLLSSSAILLDAVARAGSFRRAAEALNMSASAINRQILNMEAEIGLPLLERLPRGVRPTPVGERLLADIRRWRREQALAEGQLRELTGQRRGAVSIGATECFSTAVLPDVIRSLWQYHSGLEVSTQFASTEELVRKLVAKELDLALIFNPPARFAADIVFRLKLRPGLVMATNHPLAGSRNLRLANCLRYGFVLPDSSVRIHEFIESAFREAHIEVLSPLKSNSIAMMKSMLSNAEMMAILSIFDVHTELAQGSLVFLKIEDSKLEKEELVIAVPSNRRPSPATQAAITLLRAALTDIASTHSTTDNVS
- a CDS encoding glutathione S-transferase family protein, whose product is MPMITVHGRPNSSNVAKVMWTLAELGVEHRRLDVGGPFGGNKDAAYLGMNPNGLIPLLVDGPARIWESNAIVRYLGATYGAGTFWPVDAAARSLSDRWMDWGTIYLYPKVIALMTAKAPEALDKAIADVAAPCAILDGALADSRFLAGDELSIGDIPVAIHLGRLFRLAAGHLPYPNLERYFQELNARPAYRTHCLEALA
- the add gene encoding adenosine deaminase — encoded protein: MDFKSLPKAEIHVHLEGCFSTETIVELARENGTPLPRPEDRLLEFQGLADFLEFLDFICGLSRTRDQLAKSAYAFSQRMADSGVGYADVIVNPTHWSGWRGNLSGLVEGLDEGFRAAEADGLPPAGLCVSLLRQQSSAEAVELVEELLRLKHPRVVALSVDGNEAASGRTGEKFAEAFQLAGRGGLKRTAHAGESSGPDGVRDAIFLLGADRIDHGVRAIEDPALVDILADRQIALGICPSSNLVLGLYQTLGEHPIDFLRRAGVPVSVNTDDPALLRTDLAAEYARTADAFAWDKETCRTVAETSIRASFAHDGLKASLLEALATW
- a CDS encoding BMP family protein, with amino-acid sequence MKTLRQISLAATVAFASLSAGAAFADPLKVALLVPGHANDGSFNQVAREAAEKLAKDGEITFEIREAMADPSKSEPIIRQYASQGYDLVIGHGIELSDPILKIAPDFPKVHFAASGGPDLAERLIANVDGWTYDFGQQGYLGGFIAGKLAGITTFGMVGGPDLPFVKASHNGFKAGLKEGNASATFIETYTGSFDDAQKAAEVTRGMIAQGAGVVWTSGDGIGNGVAAAAGQEGALTIGVTGEAGGFAEKVNIASVVLDMYPTYKAYVDDIKAGTFGKKFFVSGIANKGLVMTEVREVGESLPADLKSQVEALIADLESGKKTLPNFFE
- a CDS encoding nucleoside deaminase; this translates as MKDDRTLSEHEYFLRKTFEVAERAQMAGNHPFGAILVSPDGEVLMEQENAFQPLQDMTGHAERVLMTRASQAYRPQFLAECTMYTSAEPCAMCSGAVYWAGVGRVVYGLDESRLKQITGNHDENPTLDLPCRTVFEAGQRAIEVIGPLLADEAAKQHETFWQKS